In the genome of Pseudomonas sp. B33.4, the window GAACGCCTGCCGAACGAGCCGTTCTGCGGCGCGTTCGCCGGTAACAAAGAAGCCGTCGACTGGGCGCTGCTGTGGCTGCCGGAAGGTGGCGACGCGGTGCAGGAAAGCTACGTCAACCTGATCCCGACGGCGCAGGGCGGTACCCACGTCAACGGTTTGCGTCAGGGCCTGCTCGATGCCATGCGCGAGTTCTGCGAATTCCGCAGCCTGCTGCCGCGCGGCGTGAAGCTGGCGCCGGAAGACGTCTGGGAGCGCATTGCTTTCGTCCTGTCGATGAAAATGCAGGAGCCGCAGTTCTCCGGCCAGACCAAAGAGCGTCTGTCGTCCCGTGAAGCGGCGGCGTTTGTCTCTGGTGTGGTCAAGGATGCCTTCAGCCTGTGGCTCAACGCCAACCCGGAAACCGGTCTGGCGCTGGCCGAACTGGCGATCAACAACGCCGGCCGCCGCCTGAAAGCGAGCAAGAAAGTCGAGCGTAAACGCGTCACTCAGGGCCCGGCATTGCCGGGCAAACTGGCGGACTGCGCCGGGCAGGATCCGATGCGTTCCGAGCTGTTTTTGGTCGAAGGTGATTCCGCCGGCGGCTCCGCCAAACAAGCGCGGGACAAGGAATTCCAGGCGATCCTGCCGTTGCGCGGCAAGATCCTCAACACCTGGGAAGTCGACGGCAGCGAAGTGCTCGCCAGCCAGGAAGTGCATAACATCGCCGTGGCCATCGGTGTCGATCCGGGCGCGGCGGACATGAGCCAGCTGCGCTACGGCAAGATCTGCATCCTCGCCGACGCCGACTCCGACGGCCTGCACATTGCCACGCTGCTGTGTGCGCTGTTCGTCCAGCATTTCCGTCCGCTGGTGGATGCCGGTCACGTCTATGTGGCGATGCCGCCGCTGTACCGCATCGACTTGGGCAAAGAGATTTACTACGCCCTCGACGAAGCCGAGCGCGATGGCATTCTCGACCGTCTGGTCGCCGAGAAGAAGCGCGGCAAACCGCAGGTCACCCGATTCAAAGGTCTGGGCGAAATGAACCCGCCGCAGCTGCGTGAAACCACCATGGACCCGAACACGCGGCGCCTGGT includes:
- the parE gene encoding DNA topoisomerase IV subunit B — translated: MATPSASSYNADAIEVLSGLDPVRKRPGMYTDTSRPNHLAQEVIDNSVDEALAGHAKSVQVILHADHSLEVSDDGRGMPVDIHPEEGVSGVELILTKLHAGGKFSNKNYQFSGGLHGVGISVVNALSTEVRVRVKRDGNEYQMTFADGYKATELEIVGTVGKRNTGTSVYFAPDPKYFDSPKFSISRLKHVLKAKAVLCPGLLVSFEDKGTGEKVEWHYEDGLRSYLVDAVSEFERLPNEPFCGAFAGNKEAVDWALLWLPEGGDAVQESYVNLIPTAQGGTHVNGLRQGLLDAMREFCEFRSLLPRGVKLAPEDVWERIAFVLSMKMQEPQFSGQTKERLSSREAAAFVSGVVKDAFSLWLNANPETGLALAELAINNAGRRLKASKKVERKRVTQGPALPGKLADCAGQDPMRSELFLVEGDSAGGSAKQARDKEFQAILPLRGKILNTWEVDGSEVLASQEVHNIAVAIGVDPGAADMSQLRYGKICILADADSDGLHIATLLCALFVQHFRPLVDAGHVYVAMPPLYRIDLGKEIYYALDEAERDGILDRLVAEKKRGKPQVTRFKGLGEMNPPQLRETTMDPNTRRLVQLTLGEDFAETSEMMDMLLAKKRAGDRKTWLESKGNLAEVLA